One window of the Desulfatiglans sp. genome contains the following:
- a CDS encoding MCE family protein translates to MASQKVKFTVGLFVFSGIVIAVLAFIWLGMSRFLEKGQKYAIYFDESVQGLDIDAPVKYRGVTTGRVVDIDVAPDSKLIQVIAKMEKGHNLETDIVAQLSVVGITGSMFIELDLKAKDEPDKSPPLSFKPEYPVFASKKSNITEILEGIDDFLLQIRAIDLDGISGRIKVTLDNFNKVMADANIKGLSGKLESSLDDINAIVERERWDRILSAAENAIRSIETIAGKADGSVERFDNTLKSLEKISTGNERTITEAINDFRAAMTKLNTLLDTGNSVVTGVDDTVYQLGHDLNEIARNIEQATENLNRIIDIVSDQPSQLIFGEPPARRGSEE, encoded by the coding sequence ATGGCGTCACAGAAGGTAAAATTTACAGTAGGGCTTTTTGTATTTTCAGGGATTGTCATTGCGGTGCTTGCCTTTATCTGGCTGGGCATGTCACGCTTTCTTGAAAAGGGGCAGAAGTATGCCATCTATTTTGATGAAAGCGTACAGGGGCTTGATATAGATGCCCCTGTAAAGTACCGCGGTGTCACCACTGGCAGGGTAGTAGACATAGATGTTGCCCCTGATTCAAAACTTATCCAGGTTATCGCGAAGATGGAAAAGGGGCATAACCTTGAGACAGACATTGTTGCACAGTTGAGTGTTGTGGGCATTACAGGGAGCATGTTTATTGAGCTGGACCTCAAGGCAAAGGATGAGCCTGATAAATCCCCTCCATTAAGCTTTAAACCCGAATACCCTGTGTTTGCGTCAAAAAAATCCAACATAACCGAGATACTTGAAGGGATAGATGACTTTCTTCTTCAGATAAGAGCAATTGACCTTGATGGTATATCTGGCAGGATAAAGGTTACACTCGATAACTTCAATAAGGTGATGGCAGATGCCAACATAAAGGGGCTTTCAGGAAAGCTTGAATCATCCCTTGATGATATCAATGCCATAGTAGAAAGGGAAAGGTGGGACAGGATATTATCAGCAGCAGAAAATGCCATAAGGTCCATTGAGACAATAGCAGGCAAGGCGGACGGAAGCGTTGAAAGGTTTGACAACACCCTTAAAAGCCTTGAAAAGATCTCTACAGGAAATGAAAGGACCATAACAGAGGCTATTAACGATTTCCGGGCTGCAATGACTAAACTTAATACCCTGCTTGACACAGGCAATTCGGTTGTTACAGGTGTGGATGATACAGTCTACCAGCTTGGCCATGACCTAAATGAGATAGCAAGAAACATAGAGCAGGCAACAGAAAACCTGAACCGGATAATAGATATAGTGAGCGATCAACCTTCACAGCTGATTTTCGGGGAGCCACCGGCCAGGAGAGGTTCAGAGGAGTAA
- a CDS encoding HAD family hydrolase, which translates to MGNIKAIGFDLFNTLIVIEPDTLVRAMERMIKSLINSGFSIDEETYKQDYRDAASLYVAKSRNDGIETHNSIWVSHVFNSYGMEIGPADERISVAVDEYFMAFYDRVSLIPDTFETLSLLKKEYSLGLLSNFTHAPAAREILRRTKLEPFFDAIIISGEAGYRKPHTHVFNELAHGLNVKKEHILFTGDDPEPDIHGALRAGMRPVWFTYTLENSMPVIKGTIHSEIHAPFIDVPRAASWREFLHLLEG; encoded by the coding sequence ATGGGAAATATAAAGGCCATAGGATTTGATCTCTTTAACACCCTTATTGTTATTGAACCGGACACCCTTGTTCGCGCAATGGAGAGGATGATTAAGAGCCTTATAAACAGCGGATTTTCTATTGATGAGGAAACATATAAACAAGATTACAGGGATGCTGCCTCATTATATGTGGCAAAATCAAGGAATGATGGGATAGAAACCCATAACAGCATCTGGGTAAGCCATGTATTTAACAGCTATGGCATGGAGATAGGGCCTGCTGATGAGAGGATATCCGTTGCGGTAGATGAATATTTCATGGCCTTTTACGACAGGGTGAGCCTGATACCTGATACCTTTGAAACCCTCTCCCTCCTTAAAAAGGAGTATTCTCTTGGCCTCTTATCCAATTTCACCCATGCGCCCGCAGCAAGGGAGATTTTGCGAAGGACAAAACTTGAACCATTCTTTGATGCCATTATAATATCCGGTGAAGCGGGGTACAGAAAGCCTCACACCCATGTCTTTAATGAACTTGCGCACGGGCTTAATGTAAAAAAGGAGCATATCCTCTTCACAGGGGATGACCCTGAACCTGATATACACGGGGCTTTACGTGCAGGCATGCGCCCTGTCTGGTTTACCTACACGCTTGAAAACAGTATGCCTGTAATAAAGGGCACCATACACAGTGAGATCCATGCCCCTTTTATAGATGTTCCCAGGGCAGCATCATGGCGGGAGTTTCTGCATTTGCTTGAGGGTTAA